One region of Armigeres subalbatus isolate Guangzhou_Male chromosome 3, GZ_Asu_2, whole genome shotgun sequence genomic DNA includes:
- the LOC134226457 gene encoding probable cytochrome P450 9f2, which produces MEVSLIYLALVIAIVVYISRLITRNNDYFHDKPIPSLRNRALLGTTAPLLLKKVTFADFTIRIYNKFPGVKVFGMFDAMTPFFVIRDPELIKQLAIKDFDYFCDRMPFLGEPEDTDEHPYALLKRMLVTLKGYRWRNMRATLSPAFTGRKMRLMFALMVDCSEQMMTHFEGLMGESGRMQIEAKDMLSRFTMNVIASCAFGIGVNCFEEEEHEFMYHGRRMLDFESPEVIAKGLFLRIFPMTAKKWGVDVMKREQAKYFTKLIKDTVRDRQSRGIVRHDMIDLLLEARKGILKYEEDHDDANEGFATVLESDVGKTQVKRSISEIDMIAQCLIFFLAGFDPIATFCIFIIYELILNPEIQQRLYEEVRQINNQMKGKPLTYDALQGMKYMDMVVSETLRKWPLSPSADRLCVRDYTLDDGQGLKFTIDKGTCVSFPIHGLHHDPQYFPNPGQFDPERFSDENRGKIRMGTYLPFGIGPRNCIGSRFALMELKAMVFHMLLKVSFHRTDKTQIPMQLRKGMNNFGPEGGMHIELRLRER; this is translated from the exons ATGGAAGtgagtttaatttatttggCATTGGTGATAGCCATCGTCGTCTACATTTCTCGCTTGATTACGAGGAACAATGACTACTTCCACGACAAACCGATCCCATCTTTACGAAATCGCGCTCTGCTGGGAACTACCGCTCCGCTGCTCCTAAAGAAAGTAACGTTTGCCGATTTCACCATTCGCATCTACAACAAGTTCCCGGGAGTCAA AGTTTTCGGAATGTTCGACGCCATGACACCGTTCTTCGTGATTCGCGATCCGGAGCTAATCAAACAGCTCGCCATCAAAGATTTTGATTACTTCTGCGATCGGATGCCGTTCCTGGGGGAGCCGGAGGACACGGACGAGCATCCGTACGCGCTTTTGAAGCGAATGCTGGTCACATTGAAGGGTTACCGGTGGAGGAATATGCGTGCGACGTTGAGCCCGGCGTTCACCGGCCGAAAGATGCGACTGATGTTCGCTCTGATGGTGGACTGCAGCGAGCAGATGATGACGCACTTCGAAGGGCTTATGGGTGAGTCCGGTCGGATGCAGATCGAAGCAAAGGATATGCTGAGCCGATTTACGATGAACGTGATTGCGTCGTGTGCGTTCGGGATCGGTGTAAACTGCTTCGAGGAAGAGGAACATGAATTTATGTATCATGGAAGGAGGATGTTGGACTTCGAGAGCCCGGAGGTGATTGCGAAAGGGTTGTTCTTGCGTATTTTCCCGATGACGGCTAAAAAGTGGGGAGTTGATGTGATGAAACGGGAACAGGCGAAGTATTTTACCAAACTTATCAAGGATACGGTTCGTGATCGGCAGAGTCGAGGGATCGTTCGTCACGATATGATTGATTTGCTGTTGGAGGCACGGAAAGGGATACTGAAATACGAGGAAGATCATGACGATGCTAATGAAGGATTCGCTACTGTTCTGGAGTCAGATGTGGGCAAAACGCAAGTGAAAAGATCCATATCAGAAATAGATATGATCGCTCaatgtttaatatttttcctggCAGGATTTGACCCCATAGCAACCTTCTGCATATTCATAATCTACGAGTTGATATTGAATCCGGAAATTCAACAAAGATTGTATGAAGAAGTTCGGCAGATTAACAACCAGATGAAAGGAAAGCCATTGACTTACGATGCTCTTCAGGGAATGAAGTACATGGACATGGTCGTTTCGGAAACATTGAGAAAGTGGCCACTGTCTCCATCAGCAGATCGGTTGTGCGTACGGGACTACACTTTGGACGATGGACAGGGTTTAAAGTTTACGATCGATAAAGGAACATGTGTATCGTTTCCGATTCATGGCCTCCATCACGATCCTCAGTACTTTCCGAATCCCGGTCAGTTCGATCCGGAAAGGTTCAGCGATGAAAACAGGGGGAAAATCCGAATGggaacatatcttcccttcggAATAGGACCAAGGAATTGCATTGGTTCAAGATTTGCATTGATGGAACTGAAAGCGATGGTTTTCCATATGCTTCTAAAGGTTTCATTCCACCGAACTGACAAAACACAGATTCCGATGCAACTGCGCAAGGGTATGAATAACTTTGGACCGGAAGGCGGGATGCACATCGAACTGAGGCTTAGAGAACGATAA